One part of the Sorangiineae bacterium MSr11954 genome encodes these proteins:
- a CDS encoding cyclic nucleotide-binding domain-containing protein: MNIVKPGNGSNGANGAHGANGGSPSQTSLGTAAARKLATTTKSVPQMQGITSRWLLRQLPWIQTAGGVYRVNRRLSYAVGDGRVTFTSTGAKVQVIPQELHELPLLRGFDDDEVLAALASRFVQREFKPGEDLAKLGQAAEHLFLIAHGKVNKIGAGKYGAETVLGVLADGDYIGDRILVDEHDTWAFTLTAATPVIALTLPQKTFEELINQTPSLRSHVEAFKELRRRPQDELGQHAIELAAGHSGEPVLPATYVDYEVAPREYELSVAQTVLQVHTRVADLYNEPMDQVEQQLRLTIEALRERQEDEMINNREFGLLHNADLSQRIQTLGGPPTPDDLDNLLATVWKDPEFFLAHPRTIAAFGHECSRVGLYPQSVDVNGHQVPAWRGIPIFPCNKLPISETRTSSILLMRTGEKNQGVIGLHQTGIPDEYQPGLSVRFMGINEKAIISYLVSAYYSAAVLIPDALGVLENIQIGRVQD; this comes from the coding sequence ATGAACATTGTCAAACCGGGTAACGGCTCCAACGGTGCGAATGGCGCGCACGGCGCGAACGGCGGGTCCCCCTCGCAAACGAGCCTCGGTACGGCGGCCGCGCGAAAGCTGGCCACGACGACCAAGTCCGTGCCGCAGATGCAGGGCATCACGTCGCGCTGGCTTTTGCGGCAACTCCCTTGGATCCAGACGGCCGGCGGTGTGTACCGCGTCAACCGCCGTTTGAGCTACGCCGTGGGCGATGGGCGGGTCACCTTCACGAGCACCGGCGCAAAAGTGCAGGTCATTCCGCAGGAGCTCCACGAGCTGCCGCTCCTGCGCGGCTTCGACGACGACGAGGTGCTCGCCGCGCTGGCCAGCCGGTTCGTGCAGCGCGAGTTCAAGCCGGGTGAAGATCTGGCGAAGTTGGGCCAGGCCGCCGAGCATCTTTTCCTCATCGCGCACGGTAAAGTGAACAAGATCGGCGCCGGAAAATATGGCGCAGAAACCGTGCTCGGCGTGCTCGCCGACGGCGACTACATCGGTGACCGCATACTCGTGGACGAACACGACACCTGGGCCTTCACCCTCACGGCGGCGACCCCCGTCATTGCGCTGACCCTCCCGCAAAAGACCTTCGAAGAGCTGATCAACCAGACGCCCTCGCTGCGCAGCCACGTCGAGGCGTTCAAGGAGCTCCGGCGCCGCCCGCAAGACGAGCTGGGACAGCACGCCATCGAGCTGGCCGCGGGCCACTCGGGCGAGCCGGTGTTGCCTGCCACCTACGTCGATTACGAGGTCGCCCCCCGCGAGTACGAGTTGAGCGTGGCGCAGACCGTGCTCCAAGTGCACACCCGCGTGGCCGACCTGTACAACGAGCCGATGGACCAGGTCGAGCAGCAGCTGCGGCTGACGATCGAGGCCCTGCGCGAGCGCCAAGAAGACGAGATGATCAACAACCGCGAGTTCGGCCTGCTGCACAACGCCGATCTCTCGCAACGCATCCAGACCCTCGGGGGCCCGCCCACCCCGGACGACCTCGACAATCTTCTCGCCACCGTCTGGAAAGATCCGGAGTTTTTCCTTGCGCACCCGCGCACCATCGCGGCGTTCGGTCACGAGTGCAGCCGGGTCGGCCTCTACCCGCAGAGCGTGGACGTCAATGGTCACCAAGTCCCCGCGTGGCGCGGCATCCCCATCTTCCCGTGCAACAAGCTCCCCATCTCGGAGACCCGCACCAGCTCCATTCTTTTGATGCGCACCGGCGAGAAGAACCAAGGGGTCATCGGCCTTCATCAAACGGGCATCCCCGACGAGTACCAACCGGGCCTGTCGGTTCGTTTCATGGGCATCAACGAGAAGGCCATCATCTCGTACTTGGTCAGCGCGTACTACTCCGCGGCCGTGCTCATCCCCGACGCCCTCGGTGTCCTCGAGAACATTCAAATCGGTCGCGTTCAGGACTAG
- a CDS encoding cyclic nucleotide-binding domain-containing protein — MANTVEGFDPTTGAPGTPSQTALGTAAAHKLANTTKSAPQMQGITSRWLLHMLPWVETRGGTYRVNRRLTFAVGDGRVTFTSTATKVQVIPQELRELPLLRGVEDDEVLSTLASRFVQKEYKAGEVIVELGKPAEHVYLLAHGKANKLGPGKYGTESVLGVLADGDYFGDRAVVESKDSWDFTVKALTPCTVLELPQRVFDELLGRSDALRAHVEQYKLRLAQRQDKHGQAAIDLAAGHVGEPILPGTFVDYELAPREYELHVAQTVLRLHSRVSDLYNGPMNQLDQQLRLTVEELRERQEHELINNREIGLLYNADLSQRLHTRSGPVTPDDMDDLLSRRRKTRFFLAHPLAIAAFGRECNKRRIYPTQVEVEGRSVRAWRGVPILPCNKIPIGEDGTTSILAMRTGDKDQGVIGLHQTGLPDEYQPSLNVRFMGLDAKGIQSYLVSAYYSVAVLIPDALGILENVQLGR, encoded by the coding sequence ATGGCAAACACAGTGGAAGGCTTCGACCCCACCACGGGGGCGCCCGGAACACCGTCGCAGACGGCCTTGGGCACGGCCGCCGCCCACAAGCTGGCCAACACGACCAAGTCCGCGCCCCAGATGCAAGGGATCACCTCGCGGTGGCTCTTGCACATGCTGCCCTGGGTGGAGACCCGCGGCGGCACCTACCGCGTCAACCGTCGTTTGACGTTTGCCGTGGGCGATGGGCGCGTGACCTTCACCAGCACCGCCACCAAGGTGCAGGTCATTCCCCAGGAGCTCCGCGAGCTGCCGCTCCTGCGCGGGGTCGAGGACGACGAGGTGCTCTCCACCTTGGCCAGCCGCTTCGTTCAGAAGGAGTACAAGGCCGGCGAGGTGATCGTGGAGCTGGGCAAGCCGGCGGAGCACGTGTATCTCCTGGCGCACGGCAAAGCGAACAAGCTCGGTCCGGGAAAATACGGTACGGAGAGCGTGCTCGGCGTGCTCGCCGACGGCGACTACTTCGGCGATCGCGCGGTGGTGGAGTCGAAGGACAGCTGGGACTTCACCGTCAAGGCGCTCACTCCATGTACGGTGTTGGAGCTCCCGCAGCGCGTCTTCGACGAGCTGCTCGGGCGTTCGGATGCGTTGCGGGCGCACGTGGAGCAGTACAAGCTCCGCCTCGCCCAGCGGCAGGACAAGCACGGCCAGGCCGCCATCGATCTCGCCGCCGGTCACGTGGGGGAGCCCATCCTGCCGGGTACGTTCGTCGACTACGAGCTCGCGCCACGTGAATACGAGCTGCACGTAGCGCAGACCGTGCTCCGGCTCCACTCCCGTGTCTCCGATTTGTACAACGGGCCGATGAACCAGCTCGATCAGCAGCTCCGGCTCACCGTCGAGGAGCTGCGCGAGCGCCAGGAGCACGAGCTGATCAACAACCGTGAAATCGGCTTGCTGTACAACGCCGATCTCTCCCAGCGCCTCCATACGCGCAGCGGGCCCGTCACCCCCGACGACATGGACGATCTGCTCTCGCGCCGCCGAAAAACGCGGTTCTTCCTCGCCCACCCCCTCGCCATCGCCGCCTTCGGGCGGGAGTGCAACAAGCGCAGGATCTACCCGACCCAGGTCGAGGTCGAAGGGCGCTCCGTGCGCGCCTGGCGCGGCGTGCCCATTCTACCGTGCAACAAGATCCCCATCGGCGAAGATGGCACGACGTCCATCTTGGCCATGCGCACGGGCGACAAGGACCAAGGCGTCATCGGCCTGCACCAAACGGGGCTGCCCGACGAGTACCAGCCGAGCCTGAACGTGCGCTTCATGGGGCTCGACGCCAAGGGCATCCAGTCGTACCTCGTCAGCGCCTACTATTCGGTGGCGGTGCTCATCCCCGACGCGCTCGGCATCCTGGAGAACGTCCAGCTCGGGCGTTGA